A genomic window from Chitinophagaceae bacterium includes:
- a CDS encoding efflux RND transporter periplasmic adaptor subunit has translation MKNLLLILAIAFTIASCNSSGAGDKKAKLESLKSEQKDLEKQIKDLETEIGKEAGSKPVEKPVLVSVTEAAAQPFEHYIELQGKVDAEDNVIVTPQLPGTIQSVFVVTGQNVKKGQVLAALDPATINAQIDALKKSLELATLLYDKQKSLWEQNIGTEVQYLTAKNQKESLEKQMSALNEQYQLTKLVSPINGVVDNVDIKAGQVAAPGYAGIRVVNFSNLKVIGEVSESYSSMIHQGDKVKILFPDLNLELDSKISYAAKVINSQSRTFTVESKLPAKEAYKPNMVALLKILDYENKTAFSVPVNLIQNSEEGSYVYVAAEENGRQIAKRKTVTVGRIYNGQAEITGGISAGEKVITVGYQDIIAGQAIKF, from the coding sequence ATGAAAAACCTGTTATTAATACTTGCAATTGCTTTTACAATTGCATCCTGCAATTCTTCCGGTGCCGGAGATAAAAAAGCAAAACTGGAAAGCCTGAAGAGCGAGCAAAAAGATCTGGAGAAACAAATCAAGGATCTGGAAACAGAAATAGGAAAAGAAGCAGGATCAAAACCGGTTGAAAAGCCAGTCCTGGTCTCAGTGACCGAAGCCGCTGCACAACCCTTTGAGCATTACATTGAATTGCAAGGCAAAGTAGATGCTGAAGACAATGTAATTGTTACTCCGCAATTACCCGGAACAATTCAGAGTGTTTTCGTGGTAACAGGACAAAATGTAAAGAAAGGACAGGTGCTTGCAGCCCTTGACCCTGCCACTATCAATGCGCAAATTGATGCATTGAAGAAAAGCCTCGAGTTGGCAACGCTGCTATATGATAAACAAAAATCACTCTGGGAGCAGAATATCGGCACTGAGGTACAATACCTTACTGCTAAGAATCAAAAAGAATCTTTGGAGAAACAAATGAGCGCTTTGAATGAGCAATACCAATTAACCAAACTGGTGTCACCCATTAATGGTGTAGTGGACAACGTGGACATTAAAGCAGGGCAGGTGGCAGCACCGGGTTATGCAGGCATCAGGGTAGTGAATTTCAGCAATCTGAAAGTGATAGGTGAAGTTTCAGAATCTTATTCCTCGATGATTCATCAGGGCGACAAGGTGAAGATTTTATTCCCTGATCTGAACCTCGAACTGGATTCTAAAATCAGCTATGCCGCCAAAGTGATCAACTCCCAGTCGCGCACCTTTACTGTTGAATCTAAACTCCCGGCAAAAGAAGCTTACAAACCGAATATGGTGGCCCTCCTTAAAATTCTTGATTATGAAAACAAGACAGCATTCTCTGTTCCTGTGAACCTGATACAAAATTCTGAGGAAGGTAGTTATGTGTATGTGGCGGCGGAAGAAAACGGAAGGCAAATAGCCAAACGCAAAACGGTTACAGTAGGCCGCATCTACAATGGACAAGCCGAAATTACCGGAGGAATCAGCGCAGGTGAAAAGGTTATTACAGTAGGTTACCAGGATATCATCGCAGGACAGGCGATAAAGTTTTGA
- a CDS encoding TolC family protein, with the protein MKNLFIPAVFVVGFFLNTSAQSVSGDTLRMTLRQCIDYAKTEQVTAKNALLDEEISRRQSQEYTGIALPQISGKFEFADYLKLPTSLIPAEFFGGEPGTYQAIQFGTQYNGTASLSASQLLFDGRYFLGLKATKALAELSSKSVDRTAIEITESVMKAYLTALITKERFDQLKINVASLQQTLDNTKALYKSGFVEKVDVDRITVGFNNLLAEKDKIAKYSLVSNDLLKFQMGMDVNQTLILTDSLYEADFETILQNAAAPDINNRIEYQMLETSRSLAEMNVKQYKVGYLPTLYAIGNYSYQAQVNEFDLIPSSKWYNTAFIGFSFNLPIFDGLQKARQIQQGKLSMMKKENDIVNFQNVMKLEVNTSKSNLENAIDALNVQRSNQELAGEIVTISRKKFELGVGSSLEVTDAETSFKDAQASYLSALYDAWTARIEMEKALGTLVNNYGK; encoded by the coding sequence ATGAAAAATTTATTTATTCCGGCAGTTTTCGTAGTGGGATTCTTCCTGAACACAAGCGCCCAATCAGTATCCGGTGATACTTTACGAATGACGCTTCGCCAATGTATTGATTATGCAAAAACGGAGCAGGTTACTGCTAAGAATGCATTATTGGATGAAGAAATTTCCAGGCGCCAGTCGCAGGAATATACGGGTATTGCACTTCCGCAGATAAGTGGAAAATTTGAGTTTGCAGATTATCTCAAACTTCCTACCTCTCTTATTCCCGCGGAGTTTTTTGGTGGCGAACCCGGCACCTACCAGGCCATTCAGTTTGGAACGCAGTACAATGGTACTGCCAGTTTAAGTGCCTCTCAGCTTTTATTTGACGGAAGGTATTTTCTGGGATTGAAAGCCACTAAAGCACTTGCTGAACTTAGTTCCAAGAGCGTGGACAGAACTGCTATTGAAATTACAGAGAGTGTAATGAAAGCTTACCTGACAGCCTTAATCACTAAAGAACGATTCGATCAACTTAAAATAAACGTAGCGAGCCTTCAGCAAACACTCGATAATACAAAAGCCTTGTATAAAAGCGGATTTGTGGAGAAAGTAGACGTTGACCGTATCACTGTAGGTTTCAATAACCTGCTTGCGGAAAAAGATAAAATTGCCAAGTACAGTCTGGTCAGCAACGACCTCTTGAAATTTCAAATGGGAATGGACGTGAATCAAACATTGATTCTTACCGATTCGTTGTATGAAGCTGACTTTGAAACGATACTTCAGAATGCTGCTGCTCCTGATATTAATAATCGTATCGAATACCAGATGCTGGAGACTTCCCGCTCACTTGCTGAGATGAATGTTAAGCAATACAAGGTGGGTTACCTGCCTACTTTATATGCAATTGGCAATTACAGCTACCAGGCACAGGTGAATGAATTCGACCTGATACCTTCCAGCAAATGGTATAATACAGCATTCATCGGTTTCTCGTTTAACCTTCCGATTTTCGATGGATTACAGAAAGCAAGGCAGATCCAGCAGGGCAAATTGAGCATGATGAAAAAAGAAAATGACATCGTCAACTTCCAAAATGTAATGAAGCTCGAAGTCAACACCTCAAAATCAAATCTCGAAAATGCCATTGACGCTTTGAATGTTCAGCGAAGCAACCAGGAACTGGCGGGTGAAATCGTAACTATTTCCCGCAAAAAATTTGAATTGGGTGTAGGAAGCAGTTTGGAAGTTACAGATGCTGAAACATCTTTTAAAGATGCTCAGGCCAGCTACCTAAGTGCTTTGTATGATGCCTGGACGGCAAGAATTGAAATGGAAAAAGCTTTGGGCACGCTTGTAAATAATTACGGAAAATAA
- a CDS encoding TetR/AcrR family transcriptional regulator, which yields MSNHSKENSSNTRERILEAAQELFYSYGIRSITMDDIARHLSISKKTIYQYFEDKHQIVHMLCKLDCASNVERMLSIANNSLDAIDEILQSMEFLSDILSKMNPNLIYDLQKYHPESWKDFNTFREQHLLGTVETNLKKGIKQGLYRSDINVRIIAKLRVEEIQMGLTPALFSPSKFNIHEVQIALLQHFLYGILTMQGIRLLGKYNTGKKLKKQKVVA from the coding sequence ATGAGTAACCACAGTAAAGAAAACAGCAGCAACACCCGCGAACGCATTCTGGAAGCAGCACAGGAATTATTTTACAGTTATGGGATCCGCAGCATCACCATGGATGACATCGCCAGGCATTTGTCTATTTCAAAAAAGACGATTTACCAGTATTTTGAAGACAAGCATCAGATAGTGCATATGCTCTGCAAGTTGGATTGTGCCAGCAATGTTGAACGAATGCTTTCCATAGCAAACAACTCACTGGATGCCATTGATGAAATCCTTCAATCGATGGAGTTCCTGAGCGACATATTATCGAAGATGAACCCAAACCTTATCTACGATCTGCAAAAATATCATCCTGAAAGCTGGAAAGATTTCAACACATTTCGTGAACAGCATTTACTTGGAACAGTGGAAACCAATTTGAAAAAAGGTATTAAACAAGGTCTTTACCGTTCAGATATCAATGTCAGAATTATTGCAAAGCTAAGAGTGGAAGAAATTCAAATGGGACTTACGCCTGCTCTCTTTTCACCTTCAAAGTTTAACATACATGAAGTGCAGATAGCCTTGCTCCAACACTTCCTCTATGGCATCTTAACCATGCAGGGCATCAGGTTGCTTGGCAAATACAACACAGGAAAAAAATTAAAAAAACAAAAGGTAGTAGCATGA
- a CDS encoding amidohydrolase family protein — MRKISADLLISVSTPALIKGVVVLDDDGTIVLIGERKDFDPADLEIYDGIICPGFINAHCHLELSYMKGKIAEKKGIAQFIIDLIDYRNGFLLSGEDLIVTDEIDTAIRNATAEMQENGIIGIGDISNERYTFSTKANNPLRFHTFIECLGFFPDKAEKYFQHSKDVFEKARALKLAASITPHAPYSVPPGLFQKIFSYQENNPAIYSYHNQESAAESTFFKNGAGDLLKVFQHFNIPSSIHFPTGKNSLQSVINYFPDSKKTLFVHNTFSNADDILLITERLPEAYFCFCPNANLFIENHLPEFSLFANYHDRICIGTDSYASNHQLSVLEEIKTIQRYHPSLATIDLIKWSTLNGAKFFGWDRELGSIEAGKKPGLNLIINTTPSFQFKENTTIQKLI, encoded by the coding sequence GTGCGAAAAATTTCAGCAGATCTTTTAATATCAGTTTCCACACCGGCCCTGATCAAAGGAGTAGTAGTGTTGGATGATGATGGAACCATCGTTTTAATTGGTGAACGAAAAGATTTCGATCCCGCTGATCTGGAAATATATGATGGAATCATTTGCCCGGGTTTCATCAATGCGCATTGTCATCTGGAACTTTCTTACATGAAAGGAAAGATCGCGGAGAAAAAAGGAATCGCTCAATTCATTATCGACCTTATTGATTACCGGAATGGCTTTTTGCTTTCGGGGGAAGACCTGATTGTAACCGATGAGATTGATACCGCCATCCGGAACGCAACTGCAGAAATGCAGGAAAATGGCATTATCGGAATCGGTGACATTTCGAATGAACGTTACACTTTCAGCACCAAGGCAAACAATCCGTTACGCTTTCATACTTTTATTGAGTGCCTCGGATTTTTTCCTGATAAGGCAGAAAAATATTTTCAGCATTCAAAGGACGTCTTTGAAAAAGCACGCGCATTAAAACTTGCTGCATCCATCACGCCACATGCGCCTTATAGCGTGCCTCCCGGATTGTTTCAAAAAATTTTTTCTTACCAGGAAAATAATCCTGCCATCTACAGTTATCATAACCAGGAATCAGCAGCAGAGTCAACCTTTTTTAAAAACGGAGCAGGTGATCTTCTGAAAGTGTTTCAGCATTTTAATATTCCTTCCTCCATCCATTTTCCTACCGGGAAGAACAGTCTGCAATCTGTGATCAACTATTTTCCCGATAGTAAAAAAACACTTTTTGTCCATAACACTTTTTCTAATGCAGATGATATTCTTCTCATCACTGAACGACTGCCGGAAGCGTACTTTTGTTTTTGTCCGAATGCAAACCTTTTTATTGAAAACCACTTACCGGAATTTTCATTATTTGCAAATTATCACGACCGCATTTGTATCGGAACAGACAGTTATGCTTCCAATCATCAACTCTCCGTGCTGGAAGAAATAAAAACGATACAGCGGTATCATCCATCTTTAGCTACGATTGATTTGATAAAATGGAGTACACTCAATGGTGCAAAGTTTTTCGGATGGGACCGTGAATTAGGGAGCATTGAAGCCGGAAAAAAACCAGGGCTTAACCTTATCATCAACACCACACCTTCCTTTCAGTTTAAAGAAAATACAACGATTCAAAAATTAATATAG